The DNA sequence ACGGCTCGCCGAACATCTGAAGGGCTGAAAGCGGCTCCAAAGAGCTTCTCACGGCGATTCGCGACCTTCTCATCCCCGATCGCGTCCTTCTCATCCTCAATCGCGTCCGACTTCGGCTGCATCGCGACCTTCTCGTTGGCTTGAAAGCCCTTTGCACGCCCGTTCGACCCGACTTCATCGCGATTCGCGAGCTTCTCATTTCGCTTCACGCTCATTGCATGGCGATTCGCGCGCACTTCATCCCGCTGAAAGCCCTTTGCATGGCCATTCGCGCCGACTTCATCTCGATTCGCGAGCTTCTCATTCCGCTTCACGCTCATTGCATGGCGATTCGGGCGCACTTCATCCCGCCGAAAGCCCTTTGCATGGCCGTTCGGGCCGACTTCATCTCGATTCGCGAGCTTCTCATTCCGCGTCACGCTCATTGCATGGCCGTTCGCGCTGACTTCATCCCGATTCAAGCGCTTCTCATTTCAATGCAAGCTCTTTGCATGGCCGTTCGCGCCGACTTCATCTCGATTCGCGAGCTTCTCATTCCGATTCACGCTCATTGCATGGCGATTCGGGCGCACTTCATCCCGCTGAAAGCCCTTTGCATGGCCGTTCGCGCCGACTTCATCCCGATTCGCGAGCTTCTCATTCCGCTTCACGCTCATTGCATGGCGATTCGGGCGCACTTCATCCCGCTGAAAGGTCTCTTCACGGCCATTCGCCCTCACTTCATCCCGCAGAAAGCTCTTTGCATCTCGATTCGACCCCGACTTATCCCCTGTCAGGTCCGTTCTCGCCGCCATTTCCCCGCGCTGGCGGCTTTGTAAGGGATCTGCGGGCACCCGCGTCCCCCTTGCATGGTCCAACGCGACTCCCATATGTTGGAGTCACACATATAGGGACCCCACGCGATGCTGACACCGGAGATCAAGAAGGGGAGCGCCGAGTTCCTGATCCTCTCGCTCCTCGAACATGAGCCGCGCCACGGTTATGAGCTGAGCAAGCTTATCGCCTCCCGATCTCAAGGTGTCCTGACCTTTCATGTCGCGTCGCTCTATCCGCTCCTCTACCGGATGGAAGCGCGCGGCTGGATCGGCGGGCGGTGGGTCGAGAAGCCCGGCGAGCGCCGCCGCCGGTACTACCGCATCACCGCCGCCGGTCGGCGTGCGCTCGAAGCGCAGCGCGAACACTGGAACGCCTTTGTCGCCGCGGTGACCAGCATCGCCGGTCTCGGCAATGCCTGACTGGCGCACCATGCTGCGGCAGCGCGCACCGGAGCTCGGACTCGCCCCGCAGCATGAAGCGGAGTTGATCGATGAGCTGGCGCCGCACCTCGACGCGGAGTTCGACGAGCTCGCCCGCCACGTCGGTCCCGACGAGGCGGAGCGTCAACTGCTGGCGCGCTTCGACGCACGCTCGCTCCGCGAACTGGGGCGCACGCGTCGCATCGCGCTCGGAGCGCAGGCGCGGCACAGCGATATGCCACCTGTCACACGGGAGTGGTGGAGAATGAACACCCGCCGCCGGATTGTCGCATTTCGTGCGCTGGTGGTGCTGATGCTGGCGGTCGGCGTCGGCGCCACCACCGCAATCTTCTCGGTGGTGAACGGCGTGCTGCTCAAGCCGCTGCCGTTCCCGCACCCGGAGCAGCTCGTCCTCGTCGGCGAACGCTCGCCGCAGAGTCCGGGCGTCAACAAGTTCATGTTCCTCGACACGCCGTCGGCGATTCTCTCGTGGCGGCAACGCGCCGACGATTTCGAGGGAATTGCGGCGCTGCAGAGCGCCTCGTTCACCCTCGCCGGACAGGGTGACCCGCGGGTGCTCACCGGAGTCCGCGTGACGCCGAACTTCTTCGGCGTGTTGCAAGCGACCCCCGAGTTGGGACGATTCTTCGTCCCCGCCGACGCGAACGACGGTACACGGCCGACGGTCATCACCGATGCGCTCTGGCGATCGACCTTCGGCGCCGACCCCGGCGTGATCGGTCGCACGGTGGGCGCGCCGGGAAGTGCCGTGCGGATCATCGGCGTCCTCCCCGCCACGTTCCGCATCGGCGGCAGCGAGCTGGGGATGACCACCGCCGGCAAGCCGACCGAATTCTTCCAGACGTTTGAATTCGGGCCGACCTCTGGCGGCGATCTCACGCGTGCCTGGTCGAATTTCAACTTCACCGCGATCGGACGGCTGAAGCCGGGGGTGAGCATCACCCAGGCGTCGGCCCAACTCGACGTGATTCAGGGGCACCTCGCAGTCGATGCCCCCGACGCGGCGCCCGGAATGATGCTGCAGGGCCAGATCACTCCCATCCTCGACTACGCCACCAGCGCGTCGCGGCAGGAACTCTGGCTGCTCCTCGGCGCGGTCGCCGCCGTGCTGCTGATCATCAGCGTCAATCTGGGAGGATTGTGGGTCACCCAGGTGGTCGATCGGCGCCGCGACTGGGCGATCCGCATCGCACTTGGCGCCGAGCCTGGACGGCTCGCCCGTCAGGTCCTGAGCGAAGGGCTCTTCCTTGGCGTGATCGGCGGCGTGCTGGGCGTCGCGTGCGCCGCCGCCGGGATCAGGAGTCTTCTCGCGCTTGCGCCGCAGGATATCCCGAGACTCGATCAGGTCCACGTCGACTGGCGCGTGCTGCTGGTGGGATTGCTGATGTCGGCGGTGGCGGGATTGCTGACGGCGCTGATTCCGGCGCTGCGCGTCGGGCGTGGCCACCCGCAGGAATCGCTCAAGGGGGCGAGTACAGCGACCACCGCCGGAGTGGCGGGTGTGCGGTCGCGCCAGGGATTGATCGCCATCCAGGCGACACTCACGACGCTGCTGATCGCCGTCGCCGGACTGCTCGGCGTCTCCCTCTACAGGCTGATGGACCGGCCTGCGGGCTTTTCGACCGAACATGGCGTCGTCGCGCGAGTGGTGATCAACAGTTATGACGACACCGCACGTGACCAGATCTTCCAGCAACTGATCCCGGCCATTGCGGCGATCCCAGGTGTGCGCGCCGTCGGCCTTACATCGCATCTGCCGCTCGAAGGCGAGACGTGGATTGACGGCGCGGGAATTCCCGGCAAGCAGTATCCGCGCGCACAGCAACCGACCGTCAATGTCCGCTTCGTCGGCGGAGACTACTTCTCCGCCATGCAGATCCCGCTGATCGCCGGACGCAATCTCGGTGAGGCCGACCGGCCGGCGGGGTGGCCGCCGAAGAACGACTCTGTCGAAGCGACGATGCACGAGTCGGTGATCATCTCCGCAGCAGCCGCCCGCCTGATCTGGCCGGGGCGCGATCCGCGCACGCTGGTGGGAGAGGCGATTGCGTTCAATGGCCAGAGTCCGACCATCGTCGGCGTGGCGGCCGATGCGCTCGACGGTACGCTGACGTCGGCGGCGCCGGCGGTGGCCTACCAGCCGTACTGGGAGTACGAGCCGCCGTCATTCTCGCTGGTGCTGCGGACCACACTGCCGATTAACGAAATTGCGGGACCGCTCCGCGCGGCAATCTGGAAGCTGGCGCCTAACGCGCCGATCTCGGCGATCGAGCCGCTCGGATCGCTGCGATCGGCGGCCACTGCACCGCAGCGCTACCAGTTCACCCTGCTGATGATCTTCGCCGGGCTGGCACTGATGCTCGCCGTGATCGGGACGTACGCGCTCGTGGCGCACAGCGTGGCACAACGCCGGAAGGAACTGGCGATCCGGTTGGCGCTCGGTGCCCAGGCCGGAACAATTCGCGGACTGATCGCGCGGCAGGCGGTGGCACCGGTGGCGATCGGTGCGCTGGCAGGATTGGTTGCTGCGTGGGTTGGTGGCCGCGTGTTGCAGAGCTTGCTCTATGATGTCGACGCCCACAATCTCGCGGCGCTCGGCGCTGCCGTCGGAGTCGTCGTGCTGGCAGCGGTGCTCGCGTGTATTGCGCCGGCTCGCCGAGCGACGCGGGTCGACCCCAACCTCGCGCTGCGAGCGGAATAGCAATCGTCTTGTGAAATCGCCGGTCGATTCACGACCGGCGACGCGGCGGGACTATCGCGACGGTGCCGGTGCCGCGCGCCCGCGCTGGAGCATCCAGCGGTACAGCCACACGACGAGACCGATGAATCCGATCACGCCGAG is a window from the Gemmatimonadales bacterium genome containing:
- a CDS encoding ABC transporter permease codes for the protein MPDWRTMLRQRAPELGLAPQHEAELIDELAPHLDAEFDELARHVGPDEAERQLLARFDARSLRELGRTRRIALGAQARHSDMPPVTREWWRMNTRRRIVAFRALVVLMLAVGVGATTAIFSVVNGVLLKPLPFPHPEQLVLVGERSPQSPGVNKFMFLDTPSAILSWRQRADDFEGIAALQSASFTLAGQGDPRVLTGVRVTPNFFGVLQATPELGRFFVPADANDGTRPTVITDALWRSTFGADPGVIGRTVGAPGSAVRIIGVLPATFRIGGSELGMTTAGKPTEFFQTFEFGPTSGGDLTRAWSNFNFTAIGRLKPGVSITQASAQLDVIQGHLAVDAPDAAPGMMLQGQITPILDYATSASRQELWLLLGAVAAVLLIISVNLGGLWVTQVVDRRRDWAIRIALGAEPGRLARQVLSEGLFLGVIGGVLGVACAAAGIRSLLALAPQDIPRLDQVHVDWRVLLVGLLMSAVAGLLTALIPALRVGRGHPQESLKGASTATTAGVAGVRSRQGLIAIQATLTTLLIAVAGLLGVSLYRLMDRPAGFSTEHGVVARVVINSYDDTARDQIFQQLIPAIAAIPGVRAVGLTSHLPLEGETWIDGAGIPGKQYPRAQQPTVNVRFVGGDYFSAMQIPLIAGRNLGEADRPAGWPPKNDSVEATMHESVIISAAAARLIWPGRDPRTLVGEAIAFNGQSPTIVGVAADALDGTLTSAAPAVAYQPYWEYEPPSFSLVLRTTLPINEIAGPLRAAIWKLAPNAPISAIEPLGSLRSAATAPQRYQFTLLMIFAGLALMLAVIGTYALVAHSVAQRRKELAIRLALGAQAGTIRGLIARQAVAPVAIGALAGLVAAWVGGRVLQSLLYDVDAHNLAALGAAVGVVVLAAVLACIAPARRATRVDPNLALRAE
- a CDS encoding PadR family transcriptional regulator — encoded protein: MLTPEIKKGSAEFLILSLLEHEPRHGYELSKLIASRSQGVLTFHVASLYPLLYRMEARGWIGGRWVEKPGERRRRYYRITAAGRRALEAQREHWNAFVAAVTSIAGLGNA